The following is a genomic window from Syntrophaceae bacterium.
CTGGGCGCGGGGGATCGCCTCGAGCCGCGGCTGCGCGCGCCGTTGCACCTTCTGCTCGATCCGCACCCTCTACGGGGGGGCCGTCCGTGCCCGGCGGACCGAGGGGGTGATCGATGAGATCCGCGTCCTTGACGTGGCTGGGGCGCGGAGGGTATTTTTCTCGGACGACAATTTCACCGCCGACGCCGGAAGGGTGGGTGCCCTGTGTCGCGCGATCGCCGGTGAGGGGTTTCACCGCCGCATCCGGTTCTTCGCCGAGGGGCGTATAGACGACATCTGCGAACACCCCATGCTGCCCGGCATCCTCGCCGACGCCGGGTTCGGGGCCCTGTACTTCGGGGCGGAATCGGGCTCACAGAGGATCCTGGACTACTACCGCAAGGGGATCACGCCGGCCGCCGTCGAGCGCTGCGTTGCGCTCTGCGTGGAGCAGAACCTGACACCCGTGGTGAGCTTCATCCTCTTCGGGCCGCGGGACACGGTTGCGACGATCCGCGAGACCCTCGCGCTGGCGAGGCGCCTCTTCGAGAACGGGGCCGAGATCGCCTACACGGAGATGCTGATCCCGTACCCCGGCACGCCGATCCAGGCGAGGCTGGCAAAAGACGGGCGCTTCAGGGAATCGGGTGCCGTGTACTACTTCGAGCCGTACAGCGGCCTCGACACGGACCACGTTCTGGGCCTGTTTGCCCTCGCCCGCAGGCTCGCGGCGCTTCTGTACCGCAACGAGCCCTTTGCGCAGGACAGGAGGGTTTACCGTGAATTCGGCTTCATGGACGAACTCCTCGCCGGCAGGGTGCCCGAGGGCCTCGATGCGTACCTTGCCGGTTTGGACGGAGGGTCACCGGGAAGGCGGGAGGCGGAGCAGCTCCGCAGGGAGGCCGTCCGCTTGGCCGGGCAGGTCGAGCGGCCCTGAGTCCATGCGGGAACCGGTCCTGCAAAATCCTCCCCGGCCCGCCTTTTCCAAAGGAGGGGGTTGAAGAGCGTCTTCACTTGCAGAGGGGATGCTTCCGGACTTCCCCCTTTACAAAAGGGGGATCGGGGGGATTTTCTTCCGGTACGGGTCGGTAAGATCGCGTGGAGCCGTCTTGCGCAACTTGACACGCAAGACGCATGACCGTCTCGCCGGGCGCACAGAACAGTCCCAGATAAACACGAGAGAGAAAAACGACGATTCGGAAGGGGGACCCATGATACAGGAATTTATGATCGACGGCACGCCCATCGCCTGCTGGGTCAACGACGGCGGGTTCGCAGCAGGTCGCAGGGGCATCGTGTTCGTGCACGGCTCCGGTGGCGACCACACGCTCTGGGAGCACCAGTACGAGGCCCTTCAGGCCGAGTTCAACGTGGCGTCCGTCAACCTCCCCGGCCACGGCCTGTCCGGCGGAGCGGGCGAGCGCGACGTGATGCGCTACGTGCAATGGGTGAAAAGGACGATCGGTGCCCTGGGCCTGAAGGGGCCCGTCCTCGTGGGTCACTCCCTTGGGGCGGCGATCAGCATGAATTTCGCGATCCACGAGGGCAGTCTGCTGTCGGCCATCGTCCCCGTCGGGGGCGGCGTGAAAATGCCCGTCAACCCCGCCATCCTCGAAAAGATCCACACCGATCTTCCCGGGGTGATCGCCATGATTGTCAAATTCGCCGTCTCCAAGCCGAACCGCGATGCCGTCGGTCCCTGGCTGCAGGCCGGGCTCGAAAAGGTAAACCCCGATGTGCTGTACGGCGATCTCTACGCCTGCGACAGGATGGACATCGCATCGACGGTCTCGAAGATCGGCATCCCGGTGCTGGCCGTCTGCGGGGACGAAGACAAGATGACGCCGCCGGACCTCTCGCGCTTCATCGCCGGTGCCGTCCCGGGCGCTAAGCTGGCCCTCGTCGAGGGGGCAGGCCACTACGTGATGAGGGAGAAACCGGCGGAGTTCAATGACGTCCTGACCGCGTTCGTGCGTCAATTGCCCTGAGGAGGAGATTCACGGTGCCGTAAGCCCGGGTGTCGGGACACGGAAGAGACCGGAGAGAGAAACCGAATCGACGCCGAA
Proteins encoded in this region:
- a CDS encoding alpha/beta hydrolase, yielding MIQEFMIDGTPIACWVNDGGFAAGRRGIVFVHGSGGDHTLWEHQYEALQAEFNVASVNLPGHGLSGGAGERDVMRYVQWVKRTIGALGLKGPVLVGHSLGAAISMNFAIHEGSLLSAIVPVGGGVKMPVNPAILEKIHTDLPGVIAMIVKFAVSKPNRDAVGPWLQAGLEKVNPDVLYGDLYACDRMDIASTVSKIGIPVLAVCGDEDKMTPPDLSRFIAGAVPGAKLALVEGAGHYVMREKPAEFNDVLTAFVRQLP
- a CDS encoding B12-binding domain-containing radical SAM protein, whose protein sequence is MNVLLVNPPFGGRTDLPPLGLLCLAGALLQDGAAVEVLDLDVSDAADPPARLGEALTRLHPGIVGVTATSDSFPSALSVCGRVKSRLPGVLTVLGGIHATILGDRILRDHGDVDLVVRGEGETAIREILRAYRAGSRFDGIAGVSFRQGGRVIRNPRREGEDLDGLPAPAHHLVDGKRYWARGIASSRGCARRCTFCSIRTLYGGAVRARRTEGVIDEIRVLDVAGARRVFFSDDNFTADAGRVGALCRAIAGEGFHRRIRFFAEGRIDDICEHPMLPGILADAGFGALYFGAESGSQRILDYYRKGITPAAVERCVALCVEQNLTPVVSFILFGPRDTVATIRETLALARRLFENGAEIAYTEMLIPYPGTPIQARLAKDGRFRESGAVYYFEPYSGLDTDHVLGLFALARRLAALLYRNEPFAQDRRVYREFGFMDELLAGRVPEGLDAYLAGLDGGSPGRREAEQLRREAVRLAGQVERP